One genomic window of Bradyrhizobium sp. B124 includes the following:
- a CDS encoding peptidoglycan recognition family protein, protein MTPRLLTILLALVLSSAVSAETDLAAIARSQGTPEIPGLKMVWLSPWGDVAKSHPWRNIIVHQTEGPAGSARNGAAEQHKNPTRRGVMVWVETDGTVYWAVADNLIPTHTDGADRNDNKYINNSKTYRQVNKDTSIGVEFAGNYPDVTKGPTDAQIAAWRVLVKLLRARYGIPLERVYAHNWIDFKDARYCEGCALATMAREWGE, encoded by the coding sequence ATGACGCCTCGCCTGCTCACCATACTCCTTGCGCTCGTGCTGTCCTCCGCCGTATCAGCCGAAACCGATCTTGCAGCGATCGCGCGATCGCAGGGCACGCCCGAGATTCCCGGGTTGAAGATGGTGTGGCTGTCGCCTTGGGGCGATGTCGCCAAATCCCACCCGTGGCGCAACATCATCGTGCACCAGACCGAAGGCCCGGCCGGCTCGGCACGAAATGGGGCCGCCGAGCAGCACAAGAACCCGACCCGCCGCGGCGTGATGGTCTGGGTTGAGACCGACGGCACGGTCTATTGGGCGGTCGCCGACAATCTGATCCCAACCCATACCGACGGTGCCGACCGCAACGACAACAAGTACATCAACAACAGCAAGACCTATCGGCAGGTGAACAAGGACACCTCGATCGGCGTCGAGTTCGCCGGCAACTATCCCGACGTCACCAAGGGACCGACCGATGCGCAGATCGCCGCCTGGCGCGTTCTGGTGAAGCTGCTGCGCGCGCGTTACGGCATCCCGCTGGAGCGGGTCTATGCGCACAACTGGATCGACTTCAAGGACGCCCGCTATTGCGAAGGCTGCGCGCTCGCGACCATGGCGCGAGAGTGGGGTGAGTAG
- a CDS encoding L,D-transpeptidase: MAKRAKRRKTEALALPVAGRVAIGAVAAVALGYGLLWRPASVQPIRKQAAHQVPAPSSPTPSTPAPSTPIHVSAPVQAPAPAPVPIPVPAPAPRIETPKAADAPGRFVRQVVDYASHQTPGTVVIDTGNTFLYLVLNDGQAMRYGIGVGREGFTWSGEQTVARKTEWPDWRPPAEMISRQPYLPRFMAGGPGNPLGARAMYLGDTEYRIHGTNKPDTIGKRVSSGCIRLTNEDVVDLYDRVKVGAKVIVLPAQAAPILAEK, from the coding sequence ATGGCAAAGCGGGCCAAACGTAGGAAGACTGAAGCGCTCGCGCTACCGGTGGCGGGAAGAGTTGCAATTGGCGCCGTGGCGGCTGTCGCATTGGGGTACGGCTTGCTGTGGCGGCCGGCGAGCGTTCAACCGATACGGAAGCAAGCCGCGCACCAGGTCCCGGCGCCATCTAGTCCTACGCCGTCGACTCCCGCACCATCGACTCCTATTCACGTATCGGCGCCAGTGCAGGCACCAGCGCCAGCTCCGGTTCCAATTCCGGTTCCAGCGCCCGCGCCCCGGATCGAAACACCAAAAGCCGCTGACGCTCCCGGAAGATTTGTTCGGCAGGTGGTTGATTACGCCAGCCACCAGACGCCGGGCACCGTCGTCATCGATACCGGAAACACATTCCTTTATCTTGTTCTGAACGACGGGCAGGCGATGCGCTACGGCATCGGCGTTGGCCGCGAAGGTTTCACATGGTCCGGTGAACAGACCGTGGCCCGCAAGACAGAATGGCCGGACTGGCGTCCGCCGGCAGAGATGATTTCGCGCCAGCCTTATCTGCCGCGGTTCATGGCAGGGGGCCCCGGCAATCCGCTCGGCGCCCGGGCGATGTATCTGGGCGATACCGAATATCGAATTCACGGCACCAACAAGCCCGATACGATCGGGAAGCGGGTTTCGTCCGGCTGTATCCGGCTGACCAATGAGGACGTCGTGGACCTCTACGATCGGGTGAAGGTCGGAGCGAAGGTGATCGTGCTTCCGGCACAAGCTGCCCCCATCCTGGCCGAAAAATGA